A stretch of Chiloscyllium plagiosum isolate BGI_BamShark_2017 chromosome 6, ASM401019v2, whole genome shotgun sequence DNA encodes these proteins:
- the naxd gene encoding ATP-dependent (S)-NAD(P)H-hydrate dehydratase isoform X1, producing MRTARGSLLCGGLIALVSVAVALCCLRIEVLCRAFTFHSHRPVGSMEKNLQLVRNIIPPLTEKKHKGQDGKIGIIGGCTEYTGAPYFAAIASLKVGADLSHVFCTKDAAPVIKSYSPNVIVHPVLDLSSGVENVEKWFPALHSMVIGPGLGRDEKVLQNTKVIMEKCQKQGIPIVIDADGLWVVVQDPSVIQGYHKAILTPNVIEFSRLYNAVLKSHYNECNHSSNLLQLSQALGNVTIVQKGEKDLISDGSTVLVCSQQGSGRRCGGQGDLLSGSLGVLAHWAFTAGDEKTDGLNPTLIAAFGACALTRQCNHQAFQKHRRAMTTSDMIAEISTAFNKLFES from the exons ATGAGGACAGCCCGGGGCTCTCTACTCTGCGGCGGCCTCATTGCGTTAGTCTCCGTTGCAGTCGCTTTGTGCTGCCTGCGGATTGAAG TTCTGTGCAGAGCTTTTACGTTTCACAGCCACAGGCCTGTGGGAAGCATGGAAAAGAATCTTCAGCTGGTCAGGAATATCATCCCTCCTTTAACTGAGAAAAAACATAAAGGACAAGATGGAAAAATAGGGATTATTGGTGGATGTACTGA ATACACAGGCGCACCATACTTTGCAGCAATTGCGAGTCTTAAAGTG GGTGCTGACCTTTCTCATGTGTTCTGCACTAAAGATGCTGCCCCAGTTATTAAATCCTACAGCCCGAATGTGATTGTTCATCCTGTCCT agaCCTGTCCAGTGGTGTGGAGAATGTGGAGAAATGGTTTCCTGCTCTGCATTCAATGGTGATTGGGCCAGGGCTGGGAAGAGATGAGAAAGTCTTGCAGAATACAAAG GTTATAATGGAGAAATGTCAGAAGCAAGGAATACCCATTGTAATTGATGCT GATGGATTATGGGTGGTtgtccaagatccctctgtgatCCAGGGATACCATAAAGCCATCCTAACACcaaatgtgattgaattttcCAGACTCTACAATGCGGTG CTCAAGAGTCATTACAATGAGTGCAATCACTCGAGCAACTTGCTTCAACTCAGTCAAGCATTGGGGAATGTGACTATTGTCCAGAAGGGAGAGAAAGATCTCATATCCGATGGAAGTACAG TATTGGTGTGCTCACAGCAAGGCAGTGGTCGGAGGTGTGGGGGTCAGGGAGACCTGCTCTCAGGATCACTGGGGGTCCTAGCCCACTGGGCCTTTACGGCTGGGGATGAGAAAACAGACGG GTTAAATCCCACACTTATAGCTGCATTTGGAGCCTGCGCCTTGACAAGGCAGTGCAACCACCAGGCTTTCCAAAAACATCGTCGTGCAATGACCACCTCGGACATGATTGCGGAGATCAGTACAGCTTTTAACAAACTCTTTGAGAGCTAA
- the naxd gene encoding ATP-dependent (S)-NAD(P)H-hydrate dehydratase isoform X2 — protein MYQCKQLAAAGFHAAVLCRAFTFHSHRPVGSMEKNLQLVRNIIPPLTEKKHKGQDGKIGIIGGCTEYTGAPYFAAIASLKVGADLSHVFCTKDAAPVIKSYSPNVIVHPVLDLSSGVENVEKWFPALHSMVIGPGLGRDEKVLQNTKVIMEKCQKQGIPIVIDADGLWVVVQDPSVIQGYHKAILTPNVIEFSRLYNAVLKSHYNECNHSSNLLQLSQALGNVTIVQKGEKDLISDGSTVLVCSQQGSGRRCGGQGDLLSGSLGVLAHWAFTAGDEKTDGLNPTLIAAFGACALTRQCNHQAFQKHRRAMTTSDMIAEISTAFNKLFES, from the exons ATGTATCAATGTAAACAGCTGGCGGCCGCTGGGTTCCACGCCGCAG TTCTGTGCAGAGCTTTTACGTTTCACAGCCACAGGCCTGTGGGAAGCATGGAAAAGAATCTTCAGCTGGTCAGGAATATCATCCCTCCTTTAACTGAGAAAAAACATAAAGGACAAGATGGAAAAATAGGGATTATTGGTGGATGTACTGA ATACACAGGCGCACCATACTTTGCAGCAATTGCGAGTCTTAAAGTG GGTGCTGACCTTTCTCATGTGTTCTGCACTAAAGATGCTGCCCCAGTTATTAAATCCTACAGCCCGAATGTGATTGTTCATCCTGTCCT agaCCTGTCCAGTGGTGTGGAGAATGTGGAGAAATGGTTTCCTGCTCTGCATTCAATGGTGATTGGGCCAGGGCTGGGAAGAGATGAGAAAGTCTTGCAGAATACAAAG GTTATAATGGAGAAATGTCAGAAGCAAGGAATACCCATTGTAATTGATGCT GATGGATTATGGGTGGTtgtccaagatccctctgtgatCCAGGGATACCATAAAGCCATCCTAACACcaaatgtgattgaattttcCAGACTCTACAATGCGGTG CTCAAGAGTCATTACAATGAGTGCAATCACTCGAGCAACTTGCTTCAACTCAGTCAAGCATTGGGGAATGTGACTATTGTCCAGAAGGGAGAGAAAGATCTCATATCCGATGGAAGTACAG TATTGGTGTGCTCACAGCAAGGCAGTGGTCGGAGGTGTGGGGGTCAGGGAGACCTGCTCTCAGGATCACTGGGGGTCCTAGCCCACTGGGCCTTTACGGCTGGGGATGAGAAAACAGACGG GTTAAATCCCACACTTATAGCTGCATTTGGAGCCTGCGCCTTGACAAGGCAGTGCAACCACCAGGCTTTCCAAAAACATCGTCGTGCAATGACCACCTCGGACATGATTGCGGAGATCAGTACAGCTTTTAACAAACTCTTTGAGAGCTAA